One window from the genome of Metabacillus flavus encodes:
- the dnaI gene encoding primosomal protein DnaI, which produces MEPIGKSMKNVTNRPDFKKRLSSLKEEVLANPDIQAFISANSSQIDDAVIERSLNKLYEYTQQSIECRECPSLGQCKNLLQGYHPELVLQGKTIDLQYDQCPTKVISDQRKKHESLIKSLYIPKDVLAAQFQDIEFDDHSRVKVFGLIKEFMEAAGQKKRQKGIYLHGAFGVGKTYIMGAIANELAHKNIPSMLVYLPEFMRELKNSIQDSTLDEKMDAVKKVEVLMLDDIGAESMSSWTRDEILGVLLQYRMTENLPTFFTSNFDLKELEHHLSYTQRGEEEKVKAARIIERMKYLSTPVKLEGVNRRQ; this is translated from the coding sequence ATGGAGCCGATTGGAAAATCGATGAAAAACGTGACAAACCGGCCTGACTTCAAAAAAAGGCTAAGCTCATTAAAAGAGGAGGTCTTGGCTAATCCTGATATTCAGGCATTCATTTCTGCAAACAGCAGCCAGATTGATGATGCAGTCATAGAGAGAAGCTTGAATAAACTTTATGAGTATACTCAGCAAAGCATCGAGTGCAGAGAATGCCCGAGCCTCGGCCAATGCAAAAACCTGCTGCAGGGCTACCATCCCGAATTGGTTCTGCAAGGGAAAACCATCGACCTGCAATATGATCAATGCCCTACAAAGGTTATTTCCGACCAAAGGAAAAAGCATGAGTCTTTAATTAAGAGCTTATACATTCCAAAGGATGTTCTCGCTGCCCAGTTCCAGGATATTGAATTTGACGATCATAGCAGGGTCAAAGTATTTGGCCTGATTAAAGAATTCATGGAAGCTGCCGGCCAAAAGAAAAGGCAAAAAGGAATTTACCTTCATGGGGCGTTTGGAGTTGGCAAAACCTATATTATGGGTGCAATCGCAAATGAGCTCGCACATAAAAACATTCCCTCCATGCTCGTTTATTTGCCGGAGTTTATGAGAGAGCTTAAAAACTCCATTCAGGATTCCACCCTGGATGAAAAAATGGACGCCGTTAAAAAGGTAGAGGTGCTGATGCTCGATGATATTGGAGCCGAGTCCATGTCCAGCTGGACAAGAGATGAAATACTTGGCGTGCTTTTGCAATACCGAATGACAGAAAACCTTCCAACCTTCTTTACATCCAATTTTGATTTGAAGGAACTTGAACACCACCTTTCCTACACCCAAAGAGGGGAAGAGGAGAAGGTGAAAGCTGCCCGGATTATTGAAAGAATGAAATACCTTTCAACCCCAGTCAAGCTTGAGGGCGTTAACCGCCGCCAGTAA
- a CDS encoding TrmH family RNA methyltransferase: MKRIESAQNPRVKQWRKLHTRKEREKSGTFLVEGYHLVEEALKNKQHISEIIFGENTAIPNNWDLDEVNLYLVTDDILKALAETETSQGVFAVYRLQEYKNEQQWKKVLLLDAVQDPGNLGTIIRTADAAGIDAVILGEGTVDAYNAKTLRSSQGSIFHIPVVRGSIREWTEILKSQSIPVYGTALENALPFKEIQSQPAFALMLGNEGKGVSAEHLAETDQNLYIPIHGNAESLNVAIAAGILLYHLRG; the protein is encoded by the coding sequence TTGAAGAGAATTGAATCCGCCCAGAACCCAAGAGTAAAACAATGGCGTAAATTACATACAAGAAAAGAACGCGAGAAGAGCGGAACCTTTCTCGTGGAAGGCTATCATCTCGTAGAAGAGGCCTTAAAGAACAAGCAGCATATATCTGAAATCATTTTCGGAGAAAACACAGCTATCCCCAATAACTGGGATTTAGATGAAGTGAACTTGTATTTAGTAACAGATGATATTCTAAAAGCACTGGCTGAAACAGAAACTTCTCAGGGCGTATTTGCCGTATACCGCCTGCAGGAATATAAAAATGAACAGCAGTGGAAAAAAGTTCTGCTTCTCGATGCCGTACAAGATCCCGGAAATCTTGGGACGATTATTCGTACAGCGGATGCGGCAGGCATTGACGCGGTAATACTCGGTGAGGGTACGGTAGATGCCTACAATGCAAAAACCCTTCGGTCAAGCCAGGGATCTATTTTTCATATCCCTGTCGTAAGAGGCAGTATCCGTGAATGGACAGAAATCCTTAAAAGCCAATCCATTCCTGTTTACGGTACAGCCTTAGAGAATGCTTTGCCTTTTAAAGAAATTCAATCTCAGCCCGCTTTTGCCTTAATGCTTGGAAATGAAGGGAAGGGCGTGTCGGCTGAACATCTCGCCGAAACCGATCAAAACCTGTACATCCCCATTCACGGCAATGCAGAATCCTTAAATGTCGCCATTGCAGCCGGTATTCTTCTGTACCATTTACGCGGATAA
- a CDS encoding DUF1294 domain-containing protein has translation MAEGLLIVYAILTAAGYLLMAADKRKAQKSQWRISEKTLWLVSLAGGAWGSLLGMYHIRHKTKHASFKYGMPLLSAGHFALAVYLFGIIL, from the coding sequence ATGGCAGAAGGACTGCTGATCGTGTATGCGATCTTAACCGCTGCAGGTTACTTACTAATGGCAGCTGACAAAAGAAAGGCACAAAAGAGCCAATGGAGAATCAGTGAAAAAACGCTTTGGCTCGTGTCTCTTGCAGGAGGAGCTTGGGGGTCGCTGTTAGGCATGTACCATATCCGGCATAAAACAAAGCATGCCTCATTTAAATATGGCATGCCGCTGCTTTCAGCCGGCCACTTCGCCCTGGCTGTCTATCTATTTGGAATTATTCTTTAA
- the infC gene encoding translation initiation factor IF-3: MLVNDGIRAREVRLIGQNGDQLGIKSRQEALEIATRANLDLVMVAAGAKPPVCRIMDYGKFRFEQQKKDKEARKNQKIISIKEVRFSPTIDEHDFNTKLRNARKFLEKGDKVKASIRFKGRAITHKEIGQRVLDRFSEACADVATIESSPRMDGRSMFLVLAPKFEK; the protein is encoded by the coding sequence ATGTTGGTAAACGATGGCATTCGTGCTCGTGAAGTGCGTCTAATCGGACAGAATGGTGACCAGCTTGGAATTAAATCACGTCAGGAAGCGCTGGAAATTGCAACACGCGCAAACCTGGATCTAGTGATGGTTGCTGCAGGAGCTAAACCGCCTGTATGCCGGATCATGGATTACGGTAAATTCCGCTTCGAACAGCAGAAGAAAGACAAAGAAGCACGCAAAAACCAAAAAATCATCAGTATTAAAGAAGTTCGCTTCAGCCCGACTATTGACGAGCATGATTTTAATACGAAACTAAGAAATGCACGCAAGTTCCTTGAAAAAGGCGATAAAGTTAAAGCTTCTATCCGCTTTAAAGGACGTGCTATTACCCATAAAGAAATCGGCCAGCGCGTTCTGGATCGTTTCTCTGAAGCTTGTGCTGACGTGGCAACTATCGAGTCTTCACCTAGGATGGATGGACGCAGCATGTTCTTGGTATTAGCACCGAAATTCGAAAAGTAA
- the thrS gene encoding threonine--tRNA ligase — protein sequence MSEAIHITFPDGAVKEFVKGTTTEDIAASISPGLKKKSLAGKLDGNLIDLRTPIQENGTIEIVTQDSPDALEILRHSSAHLLAQAIKRLYGEVKLGVGPVIENGFYYDIDMEESISSEDLPKIEKEMQKIINENIEIVRKEVSRSEAQKRFEEIGDELKLELLEAIPADETVTIYEQGEFFDLCRGVHVPSTGKLKEFKLLSVAGAYWRGDSSNKMLQRIYGTAFFKKADLEEHMRILEEAKERDHRKLGKELSLFTNSQKVGQGLPMWLPKGATIRRIIERYIVDKEVRLGYDHVYTPVMGSVDLYKTSGHWDHYQDDMFPVMSMDNEDLVLRPMNCPHHMMIYKHDIHSYRELPIRIAELGTMHRYEMSGALSGLQRVRGMTLNDAHIFVRPDQIKEEFIRVVRLVEEVYKDFGLENYSFRLSYRDPEDKEKYFDDDAMWEKAQSMLKEAMDDLGHDYFEAEGEAAFYGPKLDVQVRTALGKDETLSTVQLDFLLPERFDLSYVGEDGKQHRPVVIHRGVVSTMERFVAFLIEEYKGAFPTWLAPVQVQILPVSPTVHLEYAKKVQEQLQSLGLRTELDTRDEKMGYKIREAQIQKIPYMLVLGDNEAAEDAVNVRKYGEQKSETIPYAQFAEMISKEVNR from the coding sequence ATGTCTGAAGCAATACATATTACATTTCCAGACGGAGCAGTGAAGGAGTTTGTTAAAGGTACGACAACTGAAGATATAGCGGCATCCATCAGCCCGGGTCTTAAAAAGAAGTCCTTAGCAGGAAAGCTGGACGGCAATCTTATTGATCTGCGTACACCCATTCAGGAGAACGGGACGATTGAAATCGTCACTCAGGACTCTCCGGATGCACTTGAAATTCTTCGCCACAGCTCTGCGCACTTGCTTGCTCAAGCAATCAAGAGACTATATGGAGAAGTGAAGCTTGGTGTAGGTCCGGTTATTGAAAATGGATTTTACTATGACATCGATATGGAAGAATCCATTTCTTCTGAAGACCTGCCTAAAATCGAAAAAGAGATGCAAAAAATCATCAATGAAAATATAGAGATTGTCCGCAAAGAAGTTTCAAGAAGCGAGGCGCAAAAACGCTTTGAAGAAATTGGTGATGAGCTGAAGCTTGAACTGCTTGAAGCTATTCCGGCGGATGAAACAGTGACAATTTATGAGCAGGGAGAATTCTTTGACCTATGCCGCGGTGTCCATGTGCCTTCCACAGGCAAACTCAAGGAATTTAAGCTTTTGAGCGTAGCGGGAGCATACTGGAGAGGCGACAGCAGCAATAAAATGCTGCAGCGGATCTATGGAACGGCATTTTTCAAAAAAGCAGATCTTGAAGAGCACATGCGGATTCTTGAGGAAGCAAAAGAGCGCGATCACCGCAAGCTTGGGAAAGAGCTGAGCCTGTTCACAAACTCTCAGAAAGTAGGACAAGGTCTCCCGATGTGGCTGCCGAAAGGGGCAACAATCCGCCGCATCATTGAGCGTTATATCGTCGATAAAGAAGTCCGTTTAGGCTACGATCACGTTTACACACCTGTTATGGGAAGTGTGGATCTATATAAAACATCCGGACACTGGGATCACTATCAGGATGATATGTTCCCTGTTATGAGCATGGATAATGAGGACCTGGTTCTTCGTCCAATGAACTGCCCTCATCACATGATGATTTATAAGCATGATATCCACAGCTACCGTGAACTTCCAATCCGGATTGCAGAGCTTGGAACGATGCACCGCTATGAGATGTCTGGAGCGCTTTCCGGACTTCAGCGTGTAAGGGGAATGACATTAAACGATGCCCATATCTTCGTTCGTCCTGACCAAATCAAGGAAGAGTTCATCCGTGTTGTCCGTCTTGTGGAAGAGGTTTATAAGGATTTCGGTCTTGAAAATTATTCATTCCGCCTTTCTTACAGAGATCCTGAGGATAAAGAGAAGTACTTTGATGACGATGCGATGTGGGAAAAAGCTCAAAGCATGCTTAAAGAAGCAATGGATGATCTTGGACATGATTACTTCGAAGCAGAAGGAGAAGCAGCTTTCTATGGTCCGAAGCTCGACGTTCAAGTAAGAACGGCTCTTGGAAAGGATGAGACCCTCTCGACTGTTCAGCTTGACTTCCTTCTTCCAGAGCGTTTTGATCTTAGCTATGTAGGTGAAGACGGCAAACAGCACCGCCCGGTTGTTATCCACCGCGGAGTCGTTTCGACAATGGAACGTTTTGTTGCCTTCCTGATTGAAGAATACAAAGGCGCCTTCCCGACTTGGCTTGCCCCTGTTCAAGTGCAGATTCTTCCTGTATCACCGACAGTGCATTTGGAATATGCGAAAAAGGTACAGGAACAGCTGCAGTCACTCGGACTTCGCACAGAACTTGATACTCGCGATGAAAAAATGGGCTATAAAATCCGTGAGGCTCAAATTCAAAAAATCCCTTACATGCTCGTTCTTGGAGACAACGAAGCAGCAGAAGATGCAGTGAATGTCCGTAAATACGGAGAGCAGAAATCAGAAACGATCCCTTACGCACAATTTGCTGAAATGATTTCAAAGGAAGTTAACAGGTAA
- the rplT gene encoding 50S ribosomal protein L20, whose protein sequence is MPRVKGGTVTRKRRKKVIKLAKGYYGSKHTLYKVANQQVMKSYNYAFRDRRQKKRDFRKLWITRINAAARINGLSYSRLMHGLKLAGIEVNRKMLADLAVADAKAFAQLADAAKAKLDK, encoded by the coding sequence ATGCCAAGAGTTAAAGGCGGTACAGTAACACGCAAACGTCGTAAAAAGGTCATTAAATTAGCAAAAGGTTATTACGGTTCCAAACACACGCTTTACAAGGTAGCGAACCAGCAAGTAATGAAATCTTACAACTACGCTTTCCGCGATCGTCGCCAGAAAAAACGTGACTTCCGCAAACTATGGATCACTCGTATCAACGCAGCTGCGCGCATCAACGGTCTTTCTTACAGCCGTCTAATGCACGGATTGAAGCTTGCTGGTATCGAAGTAAACCGCAAAATGCTTGCTGATCTTGCTGTTGCAGATGCAAAAGCATTCGCACAGCTTGCTGATGCTGCTAAAGCAAAACTAGACAAGTAA
- a CDS encoding replication initiation and membrane attachment family protein, producing the protein MKDYHWKELIPGDRYRARSRGILHEYDRKLATMLYQPLIGTAALGLYMTLWAELEQDRVWGKEHPHHRLMTLTQMNLKSFYSERIKLEGIGLLTSYLQEVDGSRMFIYEIQPPLQPDAFFNDGMLNIYLYNRVGHTTYMQLKHFFTDEERGTAENVTRSFDEVFQSLQPSEMTMMQGEEDPGDEREYIGESGGAEPVLSPSVFDFDLLFEGLSESVISKKSITDPVKETIVKLAYVYGIDPINMKNLLMDSLQPDESIDREWLRKSAREWYDFQYGKKTPKLVEMNKVQPVMQRTVLENKELTKEQTIIRQLETISPYQFMKDLYEGAEPTLADMQIIEEVMIQQKLMPGVANVLIYYVMLRADMKLSKGFVQTIAGHWARKKVSTVEGAMQLAKKEHKKYLEWAGGKNKPASSRKKPVRSEMLPDWLKEQDTDPKPDQQVSSNPDAAQQAALEEEKQKMAEWIKNYKNPPKSES; encoded by the coding sequence GTGAAGGATTATCATTGGAAGGAACTGATACCGGGCGACAGGTACCGGGCTAGAAGCAGGGGCATCCTGCACGAATACGACCGGAAGCTTGCAACCATGCTTTATCAGCCGCTGATCGGTACAGCTGCTCTAGGTTTATACATGACCCTGTGGGCGGAGCTTGAGCAGGACAGGGTATGGGGAAAGGAACACCCGCATCACCGCCTGATGACACTGACCCAAATGAATTTAAAGAGCTTTTATTCTGAACGGATTAAGCTTGAAGGAATCGGACTGCTTACTTCCTATTTGCAGGAAGTGGATGGAAGCCGAATGTTCATTTATGAAATTCAGCCTCCTCTTCAGCCCGATGCATTTTTTAACGACGGGATGCTGAATATTTATTTATATAATCGGGTTGGTCATACAACCTATATGCAGCTTAAACACTTTTTCACCGATGAAGAACGCGGAACTGCCGAAAATGTAACGCGCTCATTTGATGAAGTATTCCAGTCTCTTCAGCCGAGCGAAATGACAATGATGCAAGGTGAGGAAGACCCGGGTGATGAAAGAGAGTATATTGGAGAATCAGGCGGAGCGGAGCCCGTCCTCTCTCCATCTGTGTTTGATTTTGATTTGCTGTTTGAAGGGCTTTCGGAATCGGTTATCTCGAAGAAATCAATTACAGATCCTGTCAAGGAAACCATCGTAAAGCTTGCCTATGTGTATGGAATTGATCCGATCAACATGAAAAACCTGCTCATGGATTCGCTGCAGCCGGATGAATCCATTGACAGGGAGTGGCTTCGCAAAAGTGCAAGGGAATGGTATGACTTCCAATATGGCAAAAAGACGCCGAAGCTTGTTGAAATGAATAAAGTTCAGCCGGTTATGCAGCGCACCGTCCTAGAGAATAAAGAACTGACGAAGGAACAGACGATCATTCGCCAGCTTGAAACCATTTCTCCTTATCAATTTATGAAGGATTTATATGAAGGAGCGGAACCGACGCTTGCTGATATGCAGATTATTGAAGAAGTTATGATCCAGCAAAAGTTGATGCCGGGCGTAGCAAATGTGCTGATTTACTATGTGATGCTCCGTGCTGACATGAAGCTGTCGAAGGGATTCGTCCAGACAATAGCCGGTCATTGGGCGAGAAAGAAAGTTTCGACGGTTGAAGGCGCTATGCAGCTGGCTAAAAAAGAGCATAAGAAGTATCTGGAATGGGCAGGAGGCAAAAATAAACCTGCATCATCCAGGAAGAAACCGGTCCGAAGTGAAATGCTTCCGGATTGGCTGAAAGAGCAGGACACGGATCCGAAACCCGATCAACAGGTTTCTTCTAATCCTGATGCCGCTCAGCAGGCAGCTCTTGAAGAGGAAAAGCAAAAAATGGCAGAATGGATAAAAAATTATAAAAATCCCCCAAAATCAGAATCCTGA
- the rpmI gene encoding 50S ribosomal protein L35: MPKMKTHRGSAKRFKKTGSGKLKRSHAYTSHLFANKSTKAKRKLRKGSLVSKGDFKRIRHMLDNIK, from the coding sequence ATGCCTAAAATGAAAACTCATCGCGGCTCTGCTAAACGTTTCAAAAAGACTGGATCTGGTAAACTTAAACGTTCACATGCTTACACAAGTCACTTGTTCGCTAACAAATCCACTAAAGCGAAACGCAAACTTCGCAAAGGTTCATTGGTTAGCAAAGGCGATTTCAAACGTATTCGCCACATGCTTGATAACATTAAATAA
- the pheS gene encoding phenylalanine--tRNA ligase subunit alpha produces the protein MQEQLKQLQQEALQKIEEADGLKSLNDIRVAYLGKKGPITEALRGMGKLSAEERPKMGALANEVREAIATKITEKQDRLEKAEVEKKLAAETIDVTLPGRPVKTGNRHPITAVVEEIEDLFLGMGYSIEEGPEVEIDYFNFEALNLPKGHPARDMQDSFYITDEILLRTHTSPVQARTMKKYAGKGPVKIICPGKVYRRDDDDATHSHQFTQIEGLVIDKKVSMSDLKGTLEVFAKKMFGDDREIRLRPSFFPFTEPSVEVDVSCFNCGGKGCSVCKKTGWIEILGAGMVHPNVLEMAGFDSKKYQGFAFGMGPERIAMLKYGIDDIRHFYTNDLRFLKQFKRA, from the coding sequence ATGCAGGAGCAATTAAAACAATTGCAGCAAGAAGCACTTCAAAAGATTGAAGAGGCAGATGGTCTGAAAAGCTTAAATGACATCCGTGTTGCCTACCTCGGAAAAAAAGGGCCGATTACGGAAGCGTTAAGAGGGATGGGAAAGCTTTCCGCTGAAGAACGCCCGAAAATGGGAGCGCTGGCGAATGAAGTTCGCGAAGCCATTGCAACAAAGATTACCGAAAAGCAAGACCGTCTGGAAAAAGCGGAGGTAGAGAAGAAGCTTGCTGCCGAAACGATTGACGTCACTCTTCCAGGACGTCCGGTCAAAACAGGCAACCGTCATCCGATTACAGCGGTTGTAGAAGAAATTGAAGATCTGTTCCTTGGAATGGGCTATTCCATTGAGGAAGGACCTGAAGTGGAAATTGATTACTTCAACTTTGAAGCCTTAAACCTTCCAAAAGGTCATCCGGCACGCGATATGCAGGACTCCTTTTACATTACAGATGAAATTTTGCTCCGTACCCACACTTCTCCTGTTCAGGCCAGAACGATGAAGAAGTATGCAGGAAAAGGTCCTGTGAAAATTATTTGTCCGGGTAAAGTTTACCGCCGTGACGATGATGATGCGACACACTCCCATCAGTTTACTCAAATCGAAGGTCTTGTCATTGATAAAAAGGTAAGCATGAGCGATTTAAAAGGAACGCTTGAAGTATTTGCGAAAAAGATGTTCGGCGATGACCGCGAAATTCGTCTTCGTCCAAGCTTCTTCCCGTTTACAGAGCCTTCTGTAGAAGTAGATGTCTCCTGTTTTAACTGCGGCGGAAAAGGCTGCAGTGTCTGCAAAAAAACCGGCTGGATTGAAATTCTCGGAGCGGGAATGGTTCATCCGAACGTGCTTGAAATGGCAGGATTCGATTCGAAAAAATATCAGGGATTTGCTTTCGGTATGGGACCTGAGCGGATTGCTATGCTGAAGTACGGAATTGATGATATCCGTCATTTCTATACAAATGATCTTCGTTTTCTTAAACAATTCAAAAGAGCGTAA
- a CDS encoding dUTP diphosphatase gives MNVSVLFEMQRELDAKIKRQHSLENENLAQRKTLALLVELGELANETRCFKFWSTKAPSEKQVILEEYVDGIHFILSLGLEHQYEEQTVLDLKTGGRDVSLTHQFLMVFDSISLFDKQPSLSTYLTVFGEYLYLGELLGFTAEDVEKAYLLKNEINHDRQKKGY, from the coding sequence ATGAACGTATCGGTGCTTTTTGAGATGCAAAGGGAACTGGATGCGAAAATTAAGCGTCAGCATTCCCTGGAAAATGAAAATCTGGCTCAGCGGAAAACGCTCGCCCTGCTGGTAGAGCTTGGAGAACTGGCGAATGAAACACGCTGTTTTAAATTTTGGAGTACAAAAGCCCCTTCAGAGAAGCAGGTTATCCTTGAGGAATATGTGGATGGTATTCATTTCATCCTCTCACTCGGACTTGAACATCAGTATGAAGAGCAAACAGTTCTGGATTTAAAAACCGGGGGCAGGGACGTTTCGCTTACCCACCAGTTTCTGATGGTTTTTGACTCCATTTCTCTATTCGATAAACAGCCAAGCCTATCCACTTATTTGACAGTGTTTGGGGAATATTTATATCTTGGTGAACTGCTTGGATTTACGGCAGAGGATGTTGAAAAGGCGTACCTTCTAAAAAATGAAATCAATCATGATAGGCAGAAAAAAGGGTACTAG
- the sspI gene encoding small acid-soluble spore protein SspI, with translation MNLNLRNAVLHNVTGNSQDELEHTIVDAIQSGEEKMLPGLGVLFEVIWQHADNTEKQEMLETLENGLKK, from the coding sequence ATGAACTTAAATTTACGCAATGCCGTTCTTCACAATGTGACAGGCAATTCCCAGGACGAACTAGAGCATACGATTGTCGATGCCATCCAGAGCGGAGAAGAGAAAATGCTTCCGGGACTGGGCGTTTTGTTCGAAGTGATCTGGCAGCATGCCGATAACACGGAAAAACAGGAAATGCTTGAAACGCTTGAAAACGGCTTGAAGAAGTAA
- a CDS encoding M42 family metallopeptidase: MAHLDDALQMLKDLTDARGIPGNEREPREVMKKYIAPYATEVVTDGLGSLIAKKTGDENGPKIMLAGHLDEVGFMVTSIDDKGFLRFQPVGGWWGQVMLAQRVTIVTRKGDVTGIIGSKPPHILPPEARKKPVEIKDMFVDIGASSKEEAIEFGIRPGDQIVPYFEFTVMKNEKMLLAKAWDNRIGCAIAIDVLKQLKEVQHPNIVYGVGTVQEEVGLRGAKTSAQLIKPDIAFALDVGIAGDTPGVTEKEALGKMGDGPQIILYDASMVSHKGLRELVTDTADECGIPYQYDSLAGGGTDSGAIHVTANGVPALSITIATRYIHSHAAMLHRDDYENTVKLLVEVIKRLDRSTVDSITFD; encoded by the coding sequence ATGGCGCACTTGGATGACGCTTTGCAAATGCTGAAAGACTTAACGGATGCAAGAGGGATTCCCGGAAATGAACGCGAACCGCGGGAAGTCATGAAGAAATACATAGCTCCATATGCTACTGAAGTTGTGACAGACGGTCTTGGAAGTTTAATCGCAAAAAAGACCGGAGATGAAAACGGTCCTAAAATCATGCTTGCCGGACATTTGGATGAAGTTGGATTTATGGTAACAAGCATTGACGATAAAGGGTTTCTGCGCTTTCAGCCGGTAGGCGGATGGTGGGGACAGGTGATGCTTGCACAGCGTGTTACCATCGTAACGCGCAAAGGAGATGTAACGGGAATTATCGGTTCAAAACCGCCTCATATTCTCCCTCCTGAAGCTAGAAAAAAACCGGTTGAAATAAAAGATATGTTTGTAGATATCGGTGCTTCAAGCAAAGAAGAAGCAATTGAATTCGGAATCCGCCCGGGAGACCAGATTGTTCCTTACTTCGAATTCACTGTAATGAAAAATGAAAAAATGCTTCTTGCAAAGGCTTGGGACAACCGCATTGGATGCGCCATCGCTATAGATGTACTTAAGCAGCTGAAAGAAGTACAGCATCCGAATATTGTTTATGGTGTAGGAACTGTTCAGGAAGAAGTAGGACTCCGCGGTGCCAAAACATCCGCTCAGCTTATTAAACCGGATATCGCATTTGCGCTTGATGTCGGAATTGCGGGTGATACTCCCGGAGTTACTGAGAAAGAAGCACTTGGCAAAATGGGAGATGGGCCTCAAATCATTCTTTATGATGCATCAATGGTTTCCCACAAAGGCCTTCGTGAATTGGTAACAGATACAGCTGATGAATGCGGAATCCCTTATCAGTATGATTCCCTTGCAGGCGGCGGAACGGATTCAGGAGCAATCCACGTGACGGCGAATGGTGTACCGGCTTTATCGATTACCATTGCAACCCGCTACATTCACTCCCATGCAGCCATGCTTCACCGGGATGATTACGAAAACACGGTGAAATTGCTTGTGGAAGTGATTAAGCGTCTTGACCGAAGCACTGTTGATTCCATTACGTTTGATTAA
- a CDS encoding sigma-w pathway protein ysdB encodes MFVLLIRLVLIALIFFLLYRGVKFILNPKRKLELAQERKELYFLDDRENVRKNFLITYKGALFEGEKYLGTTDQSFEVISIFIWSSTVSKLQGLTIEDFRYLESIVKEHYPFAKIDWKSPIHEFLGVKE; translated from the coding sequence ATGTTTGTTTTGCTCATTCGACTTGTCCTTATTGCGCTTATTTTCTTTCTCCTATACCGAGGGGTGAAGTTTATCCTTAATCCGAAACGCAAACTTGAATTGGCCCAGGAAAGAAAGGAACTATACTTCCTGGATGATCGGGAAAACGTCAGGAAAAACTTTCTCATCACTTATAAAGGAGCGCTATTTGAAGGAGAAAAATACCTCGGTACTACAGACCAGTCGTTTGAAGTCATCTCCATTTTTATCTGGAGCAGCACGGTTTCAAAGCTGCAGGGCCTCACGATCGAAGATTTCCGGTACCTGGAGTCGATCGTGAAGGAACACTATCCGTTTGCCAAGATAGATTGGAAAAGTCCGATTCATGAATTTCTCGGAGTTAAAGAATAA
- the ytxC gene encoding putative sporulation protein YtxC: protein MLEIFFESEKDAHSLYLWLHSRPNKAGVSVRQGKPGYVEAEQDQEGQGFQIFLIPALAEYIAEKVENSFIVSIIQNQFYFTDEDEQQQILSIAHSIMEGERTEIPNLQKFSDKKACIEEALTHFIKPELSFSFESFILFRLHDYLKRLSKYAEAAIEEYKLEQEYQNFIQVLRDYLLQKHSILPEIHVFHRRHFLLFTEDYSELTDSELRRMTDKALLFHHPVYIDTALLAPLVSIAPKRIFLYTDEPDHGMVQTIQNVFQERVILHPEVLFYLNSKKIP, encoded by the coding sequence TTGCTTGAGATTTTCTTTGAATCCGAAAAAGATGCACATTCACTATATTTGTGGCTGCACAGCAGGCCGAATAAAGCCGGGGTGTCCGTCCGGCAGGGGAAGCCAGGATATGTAGAAGCCGAACAGGATCAGGAGGGGCAAGGGTTTCAAATCTTTCTCATTCCTGCACTTGCAGAATACATTGCAGAAAAGGTGGAAAATTCCTTTATCGTTTCCATCATTCAAAACCAATTTTATTTTACAGATGAAGATGAACAGCAGCAGATCCTCAGCATCGCCCATTCCATTATGGAAGGGGAACGAACGGAAATCCCAAACCTTCAGAAGTTTTCGGATAAGAAGGCCTGCATTGAAGAGGCTCTCACCCATTTTATTAAACCGGAGCTCAGCTTCTCCTTTGAGTCGTTCATCCTTTTCCGGCTCCATGATTATCTGAAGCGGCTCAGTAAATATGCAGAGGCCGCCATTGAGGAATATAAGCTTGAACAGGAGTATCAGAATTTTATTCAGGTGCTGAGGGACTATCTTCTTCAAAAGCATTCGATTTTGCCGGAAATTCATGTTTTTCACCGGAGGCATTTTCTTCTGTTTACAGAGGATTACAGCGAATTAACGGATTCAGAACTCCGGAGGATGACAGACAAAGCGCTGCTATTCCATCATCCTGTTTATATTGACACAGCTCTTCTTGCACCGCTTGTCAGTATTGCACCGAAAAGAATTTTCCTGTATACCGATGAACCGGATCACGGGATGGTGCAGACCATACAAAATGTATTTCAGGAGCGGGTCATCCTGCATCCGGAAGTTTTGTTTTATTTAAACTCTAAAAAAATCCCTTAA